The Chitinophagales bacterium genomic sequence AATACAGCGAAATCGTAGCAACTATCAGCCCTCCGTAAAAGGTGAGGCCTGAAGAGGAGAACAGGTTACCAATAGGATCGGCAAGGAACTGGTCCCATGTTTCAAAAGCATTGAATATTTTCGCTCCTGCCATGCCCGATACCGCAGCTATGAGCAATATCTCGAGGGCCCTTTGGTGAGGGTGTGTGGTTACTTTGCGCAGTTCTGGTTCCGGCAATTGTTGTTGCTTCTTCTCCCGAATTTTCATAGCAGCCAAAAATCCGGCACCAACAACGGCGCCTAACATACTGCCTTTCATCGAGAATATGTAGCCAAGCGGATCCGGCGACACTTCGGCTGTATGTCCGATCATGCCAAAGACCTTGAACCCGATAAGCAACCCGGAAAGGGCAGACCATACGATCTCGGCGGTTGTAGCCGGTTTTCCCACTTCTATGGTTGATGTAGTGGGATGCAATAAACCAAGCGTTTCTTTGCGCTTAAGTTCAAGCGAGAGTGTCCATGCCGCTGCCAGGAAAGCCAGGGCTACAAAAAATCCAAATGTCTTAAAGATGCCCAGCCATTCGGGCATGTCTGTGCCTAAAAGGCTCTGAAGCAAATACTGAAAATCGGGATACATAAAATCGTGTGTAAAACTAATAAAGTTGAGCTTTTGAAACGCATTACATTGTTATTGTTTAAGAATAGCTTAACGCTATATGTGTTCTATAATGCTCAATGTGTGTTTGATCATATACTCAATATCTGCATCAATGTTATGCGACATGGTGTTATTTATCCGATTATTGACCACCATGCTGATGGAACAGCAACGATGTCCCAGTACTTTGCCGAGTCCGTACATCGCAGCGGTTTCCATTTCGAAATTGGTCACCCGCAGGTCGCGTGTACTGAAGGTAGACATTGCATCTACGAGATAAGGGAAGTTCAATTGACCTCTGATTGCCCTTCCCTGTGGTGCGTAGAACCCCGGGCAGGTGACCGTTATGCCTTGTATATATTCTTTTGCAAAATATTTTCTCAGTGCAATGGAGCCTTCTGCTATATAGGGTAGGATAGCACTGCCCTGCAGACGGGTGTGCTGCATGAATCCATCCATAATAAAACGCTCGTCGGCATTACGCTCCATTTTGTAATAATGCAGCAGGTTGTCCAGCCCTATACCATAAGACGAAGTGATCATACTCCCTGCTGCAATATCAGCCTGC encodes the following:
- a CDS encoding nucleoside phosphorylase; translated protein: MEHLNPRQLGDAELLITQKGNIYHLGIAPQHLADTVITVGDPARVPVVSKYFDKITHRSAHREFVCHTGYIGKKQVMVVSSGIGPDNMDIVMNELDALANIDFNTKRPVEHKRTLSIIRLGTCGSLQADIAAGSMITSSYGIGLDNLLHYYKMERNADERFIMDGFMQHTRLQGSAILPYIAEGSIALRKYFAKEYIQGITVTCPGFYAPQGRAIRGQLNFPYLVDAMSTFSTRDLRVTNFEMETAAMYGLGKVLGHRCCSISMVVNNRINNTMSHNIDADIEYMIKHTLSIIEHI